A genomic stretch from Mesoplodon densirostris isolate mMesDen1 chromosome 3, mMesDen1 primary haplotype, whole genome shotgun sequence includes:
- the DAZAP1 gene encoding DAZ-associated protein 1 isoform X2 translates to MNNSGADEIGKLFVGGLDWSTTQETLRSYFSQYGEVVDCVIMKDKTTNQSRGFGFVKFKDPNCVGTVLASRPHTLDGRNIDPKPCTPRGMQPERTRPKEGWKGPRSDNSKSNKIFVGGIPHNCGETELREYFKKFGVVTEVVMIYDAEKQRPRGFGFITFEDEQSVDQAVNMHFHDIMGKKVEVKRAEPRDSKSQAPGQPGASQWGSRVVPSAANGWAGQPPPTWQQGYGPQGMWVPAGQAIGGYGPPPAGRGAPPPPPPFTSYIVSTPPGGFPPPQGFPQGYGAPPQFSFGYGPPPPPPDQFAPPGVPPPPATPGAAPLAFPPPPSQAAPDMSKPPSAQPDFPYSQYGYGQDLAGFGQGFSDPSQQPPSYGGPSVPGSGGPPAGGSGFGRGQNHNVQGFHPYRR, encoded by the exons atgaACAACTCGGGCGCCGACGAGATCGG GAAGCTCTTTGTGGGCGGTCTTGACTGGAGCACCACCCAAG AGACGCTGCGCAGCTACTTTTCCCAGTATGGAGAGGTTGTGGACTGCGTGATCATGAAAGACAAGACAACGAACCAGTCTCGAGGCTTTGGGTTCGTCAAATTCAAAGACCCAAACTGCGTGGGCACAGTGCTGGCCAGCAGACCACACACCCTCGATGGCCGAAAC ATCGACCCAAAGCCATGTACGCCTCGGGGGATGCAGCCAGAGAGGACGCGGCCGAAGGAAGGCTGG AAAGGACCCAGGAGTGATAACAGTAAATCAAATAAGATATTTGTCGGTGGAATTCCTCACAATTGTGGTGAGACAGAGCTCAGGGAATACTTCAAGAAATTCGGAGTG GTCACAGAAGTGGTCATGATCTACGATGCGGAAAAGCAGAGGCCTCGAG GTTTTGGATTTATTACTTTCGAGGACGAACAATCAGTGGACCAGGCTGTCAACATGCATTTTCACGACATCATGGGCAAAAAA GTGGAAGTTAAACGGGCCGAGCCACGGGACAGCAAAAGCCAAGCACCGGGCCAGCCGGGGGCCAGCCAGTGGGGCAGCCGGGTCGTGCCTAGTGCCGCCAATGGCTGGGCAGGTCAGCCCCCACCCACATGGCAGCAGGGGTATGGCCCGCAAG GGATGTGGGTGCCAGCAGGACAGGCGATTG GTGGCTACGGACCGCCCCCTGCGGGAAGAGGagcccccccgccgcccccgcccttCACCTCTTACATTGTGTCCACCCCTCCTGGAGGGttcccccctccccagggctTCCCCCAGGGCTATGGCGCGCCCCCGCAGTTCA GTTTTGGCTACGGGCCTCCACCTCCCCCACCGGATCAGTTCGCCCCCCCGGGGGTCCCCCCGCCACCGGCCACTCCGGGGGCTGCACCTCTGGCCTTCCCGCCGCCTCCGTCTCAGGCCGCCCCGGACATGAGCAAACCACCATCGGCGCAGCCCGACTTCCCGTACAGCCAGTACG GTTACGGACAGGACTTGGCGGGCTTCGGACAGGGCTTCTCAGAccccagccagcagcccccctccTACGGGGGCCCCTCGGTGCCCGGCTCGGGGGGTCCCCCTGCCGGCGGAAGTGGCTTTGGACGCGGTCAGAACCACAACGTACAAGGATTCCACCCCTACCGACGCTAG
- the DAZAP1 gene encoding DAZ-associated protein 1 isoform X1, with the protein MNNSGADEIGKLFVGGLDWSTTQETLRSYFSQYGEVVDCVIMKDKTTNQSRGFGFVKFKDPNCVGTVLASRPHTLDGRNIDPKPCTPRGMQPERTRPKEGWQKGPRSDNSKSNKIFVGGIPHNCGETELREYFKKFGVVTEVVMIYDAEKQRPRGFGFITFEDEQSVDQAVNMHFHDIMGKKVEVKRAEPRDSKSQAPGQPGASQWGSRVVPSAANGWAGQPPPTWQQGYGPQGMWVPAGQAIGGYGPPPAGRGAPPPPPPFTSYIVSTPPGGFPPPQGFPQGYGAPPQFSFGYGPPPPPPDQFAPPGVPPPPATPGAAPLAFPPPPSQAAPDMSKPPSAQPDFPYSQYGYGQDLAGFGQGFSDPSQQPPSYGGPSVPGSGGPPAGGSGFGRGQNHNVQGFHPYRR; encoded by the exons atgaACAACTCGGGCGCCGACGAGATCGG GAAGCTCTTTGTGGGCGGTCTTGACTGGAGCACCACCCAAG AGACGCTGCGCAGCTACTTTTCCCAGTATGGAGAGGTTGTGGACTGCGTGATCATGAAAGACAAGACAACGAACCAGTCTCGAGGCTTTGGGTTCGTCAAATTCAAAGACCCAAACTGCGTGGGCACAGTGCTGGCCAGCAGACCACACACCCTCGATGGCCGAAAC ATCGACCCAAAGCCATGTACGCCTCGGGGGATGCAGCCAGAGAGGACGCGGCCGAAGGAAGGCTGG CAGAAAGGACCCAGGAGTGATAACAGTAAATCAAATAAGATATTTGTCGGTGGAATTCCTCACAATTGTGGTGAGACAGAGCTCAGGGAATACTTCAAGAAATTCGGAGTG GTCACAGAAGTGGTCATGATCTACGATGCGGAAAAGCAGAGGCCTCGAG GTTTTGGATTTATTACTTTCGAGGACGAACAATCAGTGGACCAGGCTGTCAACATGCATTTTCACGACATCATGGGCAAAAAA GTGGAAGTTAAACGGGCCGAGCCACGGGACAGCAAAAGCCAAGCACCGGGCCAGCCGGGGGCCAGCCAGTGGGGCAGCCGGGTCGTGCCTAGTGCCGCCAATGGCTGGGCAGGTCAGCCCCCACCCACATGGCAGCAGGGGTATGGCCCGCAAG GGATGTGGGTGCCAGCAGGACAGGCGATTG GTGGCTACGGACCGCCCCCTGCGGGAAGAGGagcccccccgccgcccccgcccttCACCTCTTACATTGTGTCCACCCCTCCTGGAGGGttcccccctccccagggctTCCCCCAGGGCTATGGCGCGCCCCCGCAGTTCA GTTTTGGCTACGGGCCTCCACCTCCCCCACCGGATCAGTTCGCCCCCCCGGGGGTCCCCCCGCCACCGGCCACTCCGGGGGCTGCACCTCTGGCCTTCCCGCCGCCTCCGTCTCAGGCCGCCCCGGACATGAGCAAACCACCATCGGCGCAGCCCGACTTCCCGTACAGCCAGTACG GTTACGGACAGGACTTGGCGGGCTTCGGACAGGGCTTCTCAGAccccagccagcagcccccctccTACGGGGGCCCCTCGGTGCCCGGCTCGGGGGGTCCCCCTGCCGGCGGAAGTGGCTTTGGACGCGGTCAGAACCACAACGTACAAGGATTCCACCCCTACCGACGCTAG